AGtcgtgcccagcacatagtagctCACGATAAATATGAGCGGTTGTGGTTATCATTAACTCGTCACCCTAGGAGTTTCCCTTTTTCTAGCACACAGGATTCTTGAGATTCTGCGGAACTTCCTCAGGAACCACCACTTTGGGGTACGAGGCTGAGTTGTGGGGTGTTAGCCTCTTTCATTGCCTCTATTAAAACACCTCCATTCAACTGGAGAAGCTCtgcttttgtctattttattgactTATATCTCCCACaataatttatttgaataaagGGTTCTttcgtcaaaaaaaaaaaggttgacaGTCAGTTCCAGCACAAATGGCCTTTTCTCCATCTAGTGTATGTGTGGGGATTTGCTGtcatgctgggtgctggggattcCAAGATGAAGGAGCTAAGACCTTGCCCTTAGGGAGCTTGCAGGCCAGTGGTGGGGAGAGTCTGGTAAACCGAGGTTCGCATCCACAGTGGTGAGCGTTGTAGCGGAGGCACATATCAAGGGTGGCAGGTCACCGAGGAGGTGTGATGAGTTCTGCCTGAGATGTCAGAGTCCGAGAGTTCAGAGGAGAGGGGACATCTTACCTGAGTCCAGAAGGCAGAACAAGTAGCAGTCAGAGAATAGAGGCAGCACAGAAACTGGAAACAGCAGAGCAAATGAGCTGCTGAGCTGGAAGGTTcgttgtggggtgggggagagaaacAGACGAGGGATTGGAAGGGCTGGGTGTGGGATCTTGTGAAGGAGCTGCGCTGTTGCAGGACCCTAAGAAGGGGAGTGATGCGATCAGGTTTGTATTTTGGGTATTTGACTCTGGCGTCAGTGTAGGGAATGGACGGGAAGGAGCCATAGAAGCTTGAGTTAGGCAGCCAATTTTGGGGTGAGTAAGGCAGTAATCCTGGGGAGTAATGAGGAGTCCTGAGTTTCGCAGGGGTAGTGAGGATAAAGAAGCAGAGACCCCCTACAATAAAGCCTCAGGAAACAGGACAGGGTGGGATGTATGGAGTGAGATGCTAAGAAGATCTAGGCTGACCCCCAGATTCTTGCTTGGGTACCCTACTGGAGGGGGTTCAGTGAACCTAGTATGGGATGGGGGGTACTCTCTCTTCCCCAACAAATCATCCAGTAAGCTGAGTCTTGCTTCTTTCCCATAATGGCTCCCCTTACTGTTTTAGCTCACCTTTCTGAATATGCTCAGCCTTTAGAGTGTAGATACCACAGTGTAGCACTTGCTTTGTGTCTGTCTGACCATCTTTCTGTCTATCATTGGTAAATCAAACAGGTCTCTAACTCAATGAGGATCATTTCAAGAACAAGGCTGTGCCTTATACTTATTTTGTTGTGCCCACCGTGGATTCTGGCCCAGAAAAGACACATACTTGGTGTGGTGACTTGACAgtgtcccttttttcttttcagattttgaGAACAGTAGATGAGTTCCACAGAAGACCATTTTTGAAGAAATTCAGTAATTATACTGTTCTAGGTTCAAAATGGAGGTTCCCCCGGGAACCAAGTTTGGTGAGACCTTTGTGTTTGAGGACAGGTTAGAGACACAGCATGAACTTTTCCCAGGGGAGGACCTGGGGAACCCTTTTCTTCAGCCAAGAGGTTTAGAACATATGGCTGTTATCTATAAGGAGATCCCTCTGGGGGAGCAAGATGAGGAACATGATGATTATGAAGGGAATTTCAGTCTGTGTTCAAGCCCCATTCACCATCAGAGTGTTCCCCTGGGAAACACACCCCAGGATGATGACCTGTTTGGCCAAACCTTTCTCCAGAAATCAGACCTTAGTATGTGTCAGATAATCCAGGGGGGAGAAGAATCTAGTAAAGGTGATTGTGAGAAAGCAGGCAGGGGGATGACAGTGCTTAACAAACCTCATAGAACTCTACAACCAGCAAAACCTTATGCGTGTCGGGAATGCGGGAAGGCCTTCAGCCAGAGCTCACACCTTCTCAGACACCTGAtgattcacactggggagaagcccTATGAGTGCTGtgagtgtgggaaagccttcagccagAGCTCGCACCTTCTCAGGCATCAGATCATCCACACCGGGGAGAAGCCTTACGAGTGCcgggaatgtgggaaagcctttcgCCAGAGCTCAGCCCTCACGCAACACCAGAAGACCCACACTGGGAAGAGATCCTATGAGTGCAGGGAGTGTGGGAAGGATTTCAGTCGGAGCTCCAGTCTCAGAAagcatgagagaattcacaccgGAGAGAAGCCTTATCagtgtaaggaatgtgggaaatccttcaacCAAAGTTCGGGCCTCAGCCAGCACCGGAAAATCCACACGCTCAAGAAGCCCCATGAATGCGATCTCTGCGGGAAAGCCTTTTGTCACAGGTCACATCTCATTCGGCACCAGAGGATTCATACGGGAAAGAAACCTTACAAATGCGAggagtgtgggaaagccttcagccagAGTTCAAACCTTATCGAACATCGTAAGACCCACACCGGTGAGAAACCTTACAGATGCCAcaagtgtgggaaagccttcagccagAGCTCCTCCCTCATCGAGCACCAGCGGATCCACACTGGCGAGAAGCCCTACGAGTGTGGCCAGTGTGGAAAGGCCTTCTGCCACAGCTCGGCCCTGATTCAGCATCAGAGGATCCACACGGGGAAGAAACCTTATGCATGCAAtgagtgtgggaaagccttccgcCACCGGTCAGCCCTCATTGAGCACTACAAAACCCACACCcgagagaaaccctatgagtgTAGTAAATGTGGCAAGTCCTTCAGGGGGAGCTCACACCTTACTCGGCATCAGAAAATCCATGCTGGGGAGAAGCTGTAGAAGAAAGAGCTGTTAAAAAGATCTGTGAGCATCTGCCAGATGGAGCCCATCTTTATATCGCTTTGTTGACGGGATCCCACCAACCTCCCAGATTATAGTGCTGAGTGGAAACCCTCCAATCTAAGTGTCCCTGAGCATCCACACTAGTAGGCGTGCCCTCTCGTGGCTCCTGGTCAAGAGCAGCACGCGCAGCAGGTTTactgagaggaagggagggtgggTTGATGGGGAACGCAGCTGAAATGGTGGCATGCCAGAAAAGAAAGCTACTGTTCAATCCTTCTCACATTCAACTCCCAAGCCCATGAGAGAGAGTTTTGCCTTCTATTCACTTATTCTGGAAtccagaagaagaataaaatcaGAGAGAGAAACTTCAGTTAAACCATGAAAATGTCAGGTTAACCTTTTAACATTAGTTTGCAGCCTGGTACTTTTGGAAGACAGAATCTGTGCCCACAGCCTAAACGAGTGGAAGAAAAACAGATTGAAAAGTACATACGTTAGCAACCAAAATAGAATTTGCAGCATGGGTTGACCATTGTTGGGGACAACTGAGAGCAAAGGAAGGATTGGTGATGAGATTGGGGGAAAGGGGTGGGCCTCTGGATGTGGTCTTTCAACCCTCTCGTTCTGGGTTAGAATGAGGTGGTTTCTGTCGGGGCTCTTACAGGAGATAGAGCCTTGGTCCTGTAGATCAAGGACCGTTTGATGCCTGGCTCTGACTCAGCCTGGGCACTAGGCATGTTTGCCCTTTAGGAGTAACCCCTCCAAAAGACCCAGTGTCCCTGAGCCCACAGTTTGCCTAGGGCATTGGCAGGGCTCATTTCTGGTGGCCCGGCAGCCTCTTCTCTGTCCCCCAGGGTTGGGGACCATGGGAAGCAGGGCATTACAGCAAAGATGGCCATGGTTCTGGAGTCAGAACATCCTGGTTCAAACCCCAGTTCTGTCCCCTCCTACcggtgtgaccttgagcaagtcttATAACCTTCCTTGGCtctgtttccacatctgtgaGATGAGGATAATGGGTCCTGGGCATATACTTCCGAGGGTTGGCTATGGCTCCCACTGGGAAAGAGGCTACGTGTGAAAGTTCTTTGGAAACGAGTCACAGATGGCGACTGAACGTGGAGACCCAGAgtgacccccccaccccacccagagaCGCTTTCCTTGAAGACCGGAGAGGCAGCCCCATCTTGTTCCTGAAACAGCAGGGATTTGCTTGCAGCAGGCCCTTTCCCTAAATTGGGGCTTTCTCTCACTCCCTCAGGCTTGCCCCCTGGGGTGAGCAAAGGGCTATGGTCCGCCATTGTCCTGTGATTCTGCAGCCCTCATCTTGACTTTTCCTCCACAACGCACCAACTAGGGTTCacctggggattttttttttttttaaatacattgtcCGCACCCACCACCCCCAGACCAATTCACCCCACAGCCCTGGAGTAGGGGCCCAAAGAATAGGTATATTCTCAAAGTTCCTCAGGTGGTGAGAATGTTCTACCATATAGCCAAGCTGTGAACCCTGAGCTGGACTTCCCTGCAGTCCCCAGCATCTTTCAGATAGCAGGCTGCTTGCTCTGGTCGAGCAGGGCTTGAAGGCCTTTCTGCCTCAGtgccccctcctcctgccccccaggAAAAGGCTCAGACAGTGATGGTCTGTGTGGCCCGATGGGAAAGTGTTTGTCCCGGGCCCTCCAGCCATAGTGCAGCCACTGGTGCCGGTTCCCCTCTGGGATCCCCAGAATTAGTGTGAGGACAGGACGATCTATAAGCTGTTCTGAAGTTTGCAAAAAGTGTATAGCTGGAATCACATGGTCTCATCATGGTAATGATGGTTATTTCAGTGGATCAGCAGCTCAACCTGGCAGTGATGTAGTGTTTTGACAAATAAACATGGGAAAACCATAATCGTTACTTATTTAAGTGGGCTTTGGTAGGCAGATTTTTCAAACCATTGGGTCCAATGGGCTGGGAGAAACCAGTAGGAGTCCCAGGGGTGAGAGGCCAGTGCCACCCTTCTGTCCAGCTTCTCTCTTTCCTGCATATTTGAAACATTTAGCCAGCCGTTTAAAGTCACTGGAAGCTGGGACATGGTCAGCTGACT
The sequence above is drawn from the Choloepus didactylus isolate mChoDid1 chromosome 23 unlocalized genomic scaffold, mChoDid1.pri SUPER_23_unloc1, whole genome shotgun sequence genome and encodes:
- the ZNF70 gene encoding zinc finger protein 70, which encodes MEVPPGTKFGETFVFEDRLETQHELFPGEDLGNPFLQPRGLEHMAVIYKEIPLGEQDEEHDDYEGNFSLCSSPIHHQSVPLGNTPQDDDLFGQTFLQKSDLSMCQIIQGGEESSKGDCEKAGRGMTVLNKPHRTLQPAKPYACRECGKAFSQSSHLLRHLMIHTGEKPYECCECGKAFSQSSHLLRHQIIHTGEKPYECRECGKAFRQSSALTQHQKTHTGKRSYECRECGKDFSRSSSLRKHERIHTGEKPYQCKECGKSFNQSSGLSQHRKIHTLKKPHECDLCGKAFCHRSHLIRHQRIHTGKKPYKCEECGKAFSQSSNLIEHRKTHTGEKPYRCHKCGKAFSQSSSLIEHQRIHTGEKPYECGQCGKAFCHSSALIQHQRIHTGKKPYACNECGKAFRHRSALIEHYKTHTREKPYECSKCGKSFRGSSHLTRHQKIHAGEKL